The [Bacillus] selenitireducens MLS10 genome includes a region encoding these proteins:
- a CDS encoding IS3 family transposase (programmed frameshift) produces MTTRKRRSFTKEFKEQIVQLHQAGKPRSELIKEYELTPSAFDKWVRQYQGSGSFKEKDNRTSVEEELLQLKKENKQLTMENDIFKASRADHRTKVNVIKANRYKYSVSAMCDVLQIARSSFYYESKRQNESEQEELTELIVSIFMKSRKIYGQRKIKAELKRAGWTVSRRRIKRIMAEQGLVSKYTVAQFKPSKSSCNESETGNTLDRKFDQDDELSVVVSDLTYVRVNKAWHYICVLVDLYNREIIGFSAGPHKTAELVQTAFASVPYNLNRIEIFHTDRGTEFKNHLIDQALDTFGITRSLSDKGTPYDNAVAEATFKTIKIEFVRGAVFSSQQELDLELFDYVNWFNNIRIHGSLDYLSPAEYKSTGP; encoded by the exons ATGACAACTCGCAAACGGAGAAGTTTCACAAAGGAATTCAAAGAACAGATCGTGCAACTGCATCAAGCTGGCAAGCCCCGATCCGAACTCATCAAAGAATACGAGCTGACGCCTTCTGCCTTTGATAAATGGGTTAGGCAATACCAGGGTAGTGGATCTTTCAAGGAAAAGGATAACCGTACGTCTGTTGAAGAAGAGCTGTTACAGCTCAAGAAAGAAAATAAACAGCTGACCATGGAAAATGATATTT TTAAAGCAAGCCGCGCTGATCATAGGACGAAAGTAAATGTAATCAAGGCTAATCGTTACAAATACTCGGTATCAGCAATGTGCGACGTCCTACAAATTGCAAGAAGCTCATTCTATTACGAATCCAAACGGCAAAATGAATCAGAGCAAGAAGAACTGACAGAATTGATCGTAAGCATTTTCATGAAGAGTCGTAAGATCTATGGTCAACGGAAGATCAAAGCTGAATTGAAAAGAGCTGGATGGACGGTGTCGAGACGCCGTATCAAGCGGATCATGGCTGAACAGGGTTTGGTATCAAAGTATACCGTAGCTCAATTTAAACCTTCAAAATCTAGCTGCAATGAATCCGAAACAGGCAACACACTGGACCGGAAGTTTGATCAGGACGACGAATTAAGCGTTGTTGTCAGCGATTTAACGTATGTCCGCGTGAACAAAGCATGGCATTATATTTGTGTATTAGTCGATTTATATAATCGTGAGATTATTGGGTTCAGCGCCGGGCCTCATAAAACCGCTGAATTAGTTCAAACTGCCTTTGCATCCGTCCCCTACAATCTAAATCGGATCGAGATCTTTCATACAGACAGAGGCACTGAGTTTAAAAATCACCTGATCGACCAGGCACTCGATACCTTCGGTATTACCAGATCATTGAGTGACAAAGGAACGCCCTATGACAATGCCGTAGCTGAAGCCACATTCAAGACCATCAAGATCGAATTCGTTCGTGGTGCGGTTTTTTCTAGCCAACAAGAACTTGATCTTGAACTTTTTGATTATGTGAACTGGTTCAACAATATTCGAATTCACGGATCATTGGATTATTTATCACCAGCTGAATACAAGTCAACGGGACCTTAA
- a CDS encoding ABC transporter permease, whose protein sequence is MRFTDIARKNVIRNLRSYGLYIGTTIFSITVYVSFMMLRYTNEFASITASSDQISGMMTAGSFVLMIFAGLFITYSNTFFMRKRMNEIGLYALIGMRKRTIALMMFTENVLLGFFSLLIGLILGILSSRLFALVLMRLMNLEVVTHIGISPEAVIQTVAVFGLIFLFTSTVASRMIYRYSLIELFKGSQTSESLPKARLTSALLGIIFISSGYMIALQDLTDSAAWQFFKLSTPLVIISLTVIGTGLLITSSLFYLLTYLRTRIRWSWKKLNVFTASQLLYRIRGNAKSLTLIAVLSAVTMTAGGAVYGLYYTVDEMTTSQHPHTFMWQGESPALNSADFIYQEEFDAKQARIHHSDTILEYTIITPADFNNVANHLNKEPIRAISDSEVIIYDGLFDERWSDRPSTVELNNHLYDVSSFNEQALFNTGTVFGPVLILADSVYEQLNQKETTYHYAGTDHYRQQQSLSGELESQLSEDQQFSSAPATYSALITTFGAMLFTGSFLGLVFLIATGSVIFFKLITEAENDKRAYQLLYQVGASYSDIRKSVYQQVGIMFFIPFLIGTAHTAVALTAFSRLLNMDLLIPVTIWILICALINLLYFIITGRYCMKLIMPRVEKGDS, encoded by the coding sequence ATGAGGTTCACTGATATCGCACGAAAGAATGTCATCCGAAACCTTAGAAGCTACGGTTTGTACATCGGGACGACGATTTTTTCGATCACAGTATACGTCTCATTTATGATGCTGCGTTACACCAATGAATTTGCATCCATCACCGCGTCTTCTGATCAAATCAGCGGAATGATGACAGCCGGTTCGTTTGTCTTAATGATCTTCGCAGGATTATTTATCACTTATTCCAATACATTTTTCATGAGAAAAAGAATGAACGAGATCGGCTTGTACGCATTGATTGGTATGCGAAAACGAACAATCGCACTTATGATGTTTACAGAAAACGTATTGCTCGGATTCTTCTCATTACTTATCGGTCTCATTCTTGGAATTCTGTCTTCAAGGCTCTTCGCGTTGGTTTTGATGAGGTTAATGAATCTCGAAGTAGTAACACATATCGGTATTTCTCCTGAAGCTGTTATTCAAACAGTTGCAGTATTCGGTTTGATTTTTCTCTTTACATCCACTGTTGCATCAAGAATGATCTATCGGTATTCTTTGATCGAATTATTCAAAGGCAGTCAGACGTCGGAATCGTTACCTAAGGCTCGCCTGACTTCTGCTCTGTTGGGGATCATCTTCATCAGCTCCGGCTACATGATCGCCTTGCAAGATTTAACAGATTCCGCTGCATGGCAGTTCTTTAAGCTGTCTACCCCACTTGTCATCATTTCCCTAACTGTGATCGGAACCGGGTTACTGATTACGAGCAGTCTCTTCTATCTGCTGACTTATCTCAGAACGCGTATTCGCTGGAGTTGGAAAAAATTAAACGTATTTACTGCTTCACAGTTGCTCTACCGAATTCGCGGTAATGCGAAGTCTCTGACGTTAATTGCTGTCTTAAGCGCAGTCACAATGACGGCCGGCGGCGCCGTTTACGGACTTTACTATACTGTCGATGAAATGACAACCTCACAACATCCTCATACGTTTATGTGGCAAGGAGAATCCCCTGCACTTAATTCGGCGGATTTCATCTATCAAGAGGAGTTTGATGCAAAGCAGGCTCGCATTCATCATAGCGATACGATCCTCGAATATACAATTATTACACCGGCTGACTTCAACAACGTAGCCAACCATCTGAACAAAGAACCCATTCGGGCAATCTCCGATTCAGAAGTCATTATCTACGACGGGTTATTTGACGAACGTTGGTCTGATCGGCCTTCAACCGTGGAATTGAACAACCACTTATACGATGTCAGCTCCTTTAACGAGCAAGCTCTTTTCAATACAGGAACCGTGTTCGGACCTGTTCTGATTTTGGCTGACTCAGTATATGAACAGCTCAACCAGAAGGAAACCACCTATCACTACGCAGGAACAGATCACTACCGACAGCAACAGTCACTCTCTGGCGAGCTCGAATCACAGCTGTCAGAGGATCAACAGTTCTCGAGTGCACCTGCAACCTACAGTGCATTAATCACAACCTTTGGAGCAATGCTGTTTACAGGCTCCTTCCTTGGGCTGGTCTTTTTGATTGCAACCGGCAGCGTTATCTTTTTCAAGCTCATCACAGAAGCGGAGAACGATAAACGAGCCTATCAGTTGCTGTATCAGGTCGGTGCCTCCTACAGCGACATCCGAAAAAGTGTGTACCAACAAGTCGGGATCATGTTTTTCATCCCCTTCCTGATCGGCACGGCACATACAGCTGTTGCACTGACCGCATTCTCACGTCTTCTTAACATGGATCTGCTCATTCCTGTCACGATCTGGATTCTTATCTGTGCATTGATTAACTTACTGTATTTCATCATCACCGGCCGGTATTGCATGAAACTGATCATGCCCCGAGTCGAAAAGGGAGATAGTTAA
- a CDS encoding HNH endonuclease domain-containing protein gives MMNHKLRVGEIREAYLTDEDIWRIFTQFLSPKSKKSATYKFVFMKALIENLYQTNDHDELSYDQMAYTFAKIYWNLVVNHKITKHNNGKNARVVTDISKLQQKHGIPDDLPFDKLNDTVQLDITNAVKATMKVNVFGALYGDTKGYFYAFDHKKDVLRYNHPVKLFMLKYQKLITYLTNYHMARMIEALNEDLTIKDLLTKVECIAKRSSLKPFATIIGHYFNQECFYCHKPLDSGKRKTAVDHFIPWSFVQSDNLWNLVLSCGTCNSSKSDKIPEETYLNNVLERNDQLIQQANMNEVERHMHNYKQEKMVLLYEYSIKNGYDTIWQPK, from the coding sequence ATGATGAATCATAAACTTAGAGTTGGCGAAATTAGAGAAGCATACTTAACAGATGAAGATATATGGCGAATCTTTACACAGTTCCTGTCCCCGAAATCAAAAAAGTCTGCCACGTATAAGTTTGTATTCATGAAAGCCCTTATCGAAAACTTATACCAGACCAATGATCATGATGAATTAAGCTATGATCAAATGGCATATACGTTTGCTAAGATTTACTGGAACCTGGTGGTCAATCACAAAATTACGAAACATAATAACGGGAAGAATGCCAGAGTGGTGACAGATATATCGAAGCTTCAGCAAAAGCATGGAATCCCGGATGATTTGCCATTTGATAAATTGAATGACACAGTGCAATTGGATATAACGAATGCGGTTAAAGCGACAATGAAAGTCAATGTATTCGGCGCTCTGTATGGCGATACAAAAGGGTATTTTTATGCGTTTGATCATAAGAAAGATGTCTTAAGATACAATCATCCAGTTAAGCTCTTTATGCTGAAATATCAGAAGCTGATCACATATTTAACAAACTACCATATGGCCCGGATGATAGAGGCATTAAACGAAGATCTTACAATTAAAGACCTGCTTACAAAAGTGGAGTGTATCGCGAAGCGCTCATCATTAAAACCATTCGCTACGATCATTGGTCACTATTTCAATCAGGAGTGCTTCTATTGCCATAAGCCGCTTGATTCCGGTAAACGAAAGACCGCGGTGGATCATTTTATCCCCTGGTCCTTTGTTCAGTCAGATAATCTCTGGAATCTTGTCCTGTCATGTGGCACATGTAATTCGTCCAAGAGTGACAAAATCCCGGAAGAAACTTATTTGAACAATGTTCTTGAACGCAATGATCAGTTAATCCAACAGGCAAATATGAATGAAGTTGAAAGACACATGCACAATTATAAACAGGAAAAAATGGTGCTGCTTTATGAGTACTCAATAAAAAATGGATATGATACGATTTGGCAGCCGAAGTAA
- a CDS encoding HIT family protein: protein MSIECPFCSIHKYIIENNLAFVIYDKYPVTEGHALIIPKRHVSDYFDTTDAEKKAMLDLAEEIRTIQLKEFSPDGFNVGINCGQAAGQTIYHVHMHVIPRYDGDMKDPAGGVRGVIPEKQKY from the coding sequence ATGTCCATAGAATGTCCATTTTGCAGTATACACAAATACATCATCGAAAATAATCTTGCTTTTGTGATATACGATAAATACCCGGTTACTGAGGGGCATGCTCTGATCATTCCCAAACGGCACGTTTCAGATTATTTTGATACAACGGATGCAGAGAAAAAAGCGATGCTCGATCTTGCCGAAGAAATCCGGACCATACAGCTGAAAGAGTTCTCACCTGATGGTTTTAATGTCGGGATCAACTGTGGACAGGCCGCAGGACAGACGATATATCACGTTCACATGCATGTCATTCCACGTTATGATGGGGATATGAAAGATCCTGCCGGAGGAGTTCGTGGTGTAATCCCTGAAAAACAGAAATATTAA
- a CDS encoding YxeA family protein, translating to MKKTIIILISTLVSLAVIAVVIIATIDFNRVGKDHAYTLITENGDTEETVTGSGEVFTRYHYSQSAFTDEGEEITVSFSSHKNLRHGAYLRLYMNHTDVTSYDEVQTEDVPAQALETLMQE from the coding sequence ATGAAAAAAACGATAATTATACTCATCAGTACACTCGTTTCACTTGCCGTTATCGCTGTTGTTATCATCGCTACCATCGACTTTAACCGAGTCGGCAAAGATCATGCCTATACCTTGATCACAGAAAATGGCGACACAGAGGAAACGGTCACAGGATCAGGAGAAGTCTTCACCCGATATCACTACAGTCAATCTGCCTTTACAGATGAAGGAGAGGAAATCACCGTTTCCTTCTCTTCACATAAGAACCTGAGACATGGTGCTTATCTGAGACTTTATATGAACCATACCGATGTCACTTCCTATGATGAAGTGCAAACAGAGGACGTTCCTGCACAGGCGCTCGAAACGCTCATGCAAGAATAA
- a CDS encoding DUF2075 domain-containing protein, whose protein sequence is MIIYNETAESFISHVLEQRIEDVLLTKVKEKISHSVSESEIRSWTNSLPEMARVIRDAELENNTHVLLEYKLPSSEKRIDFLVTGQNQAGEDHAVIIELKQWQKSEVADGDGIVKTFLGRRVRETVHPAYQSLSYQRYLENFNEALYDDTSIQLSSCSFLHNYIPNKEAEPLLDERYSSYLEQSPVYFKFDDKVLQKAIKEKVAIGNGADIARRIEDGRIGPSKKLVESVQSLMKGNEAFILLDEQKVAYEKALSIYQQADLETAQKEVVLIKGGPGTGKSVIGLNLMNAFLNDKANVEYITPNQSFREILKKKLVGRSGFTEVRNLFKGSGSYVQAPEDYYDVLICDEAHRLKNQGHMQRKIEGENQATQIIRASKIAVFFIDDEQMISKKDIGSVTLLKEEAEKQGAILHELELDSQFRCGGSGNFLEWVDDVLYEENQEIQLEGDYDFRIVDSPNELYEEIVMKRDGRLVAGYAWEWNKELVNGELPKDVEIESEQFAMPWNDPNRIDWAIHPEGKEQVGCIHTVQGLEMGYVGVIIGDDLTYNNDTQQLEVIRENFKDKGARPAKPKGKYKTDDLDRLVRNTYKTLMTRGMKGCYVYCVDEGLREYLRS, encoded by the coding sequence ATGATTATTTATAACGAAACGGCAGAATCCTTTATTAGCCATGTGCTCGAGCAGCGGATTGAGGATGTGCTGCTTACAAAAGTGAAAGAAAAGATCAGCCATTCCGTATCCGAGTCCGAGATCCGCTCCTGGACCAACTCCCTGCCTGAGATGGCGAGGGTCATTCGTGATGCGGAGTTAGAGAACAATACGCATGTCTTGCTTGAATACAAGCTGCCGTCTTCAGAGAAGCGGATTGATTTTCTCGTGACCGGTCAAAATCAGGCCGGTGAGGATCATGCCGTGATTATTGAGCTGAAGCAGTGGCAGAAGTCCGAGGTGGCGGACGGTGACGGGATCGTCAAAACCTTCCTTGGGAGACGTGTCAGAGAAACGGTGCACCCGGCTTATCAGTCTCTATCTTACCAGCGCTATCTTGAGAACTTCAACGAAGCCCTGTACGATGATACGTCGATTCAGCTGAGCTCCTGTTCATTTTTGCATAACTACATACCGAATAAAGAGGCGGAACCGCTCCTTGATGAGCGGTACAGCTCCTACCTCGAGCAGTCCCCTGTGTATTTTAAGTTTGACGACAAGGTGCTGCAAAAGGCGATCAAAGAAAAAGTGGCCATCGGCAACGGAGCGGACATCGCCAGACGGATTGAAGATGGCCGCATCGGTCCGTCAAAGAAGCTCGTGGAGTCCGTCCAGTCGCTGATGAAAGGAAATGAGGCATTCATCCTGCTTGATGAACAGAAGGTGGCTTATGAAAAAGCCTTGAGTATTTATCAACAGGCGGATCTAGAAACGGCGCAAAAAGAAGTGGTGTTGATTAAGGGTGGTCCAGGCACCGGGAAGTCCGTGATCGGGCTCAATCTGATGAATGCCTTTTTGAACGATAAGGCCAATGTTGAATACATTACCCCGAATCAGTCCTTTCGGGAGATCTTAAAGAAAAAGCTCGTCGGCAGAAGCGGATTCACGGAAGTGAGGAACCTGTTTAAAGGTTCCGGCTCCTATGTTCAGGCACCGGAAGACTATTATGACGTGCTCATCTGTGATGAAGCCCACCGCTTAAAGAATCAGGGACATATGCAGCGGAAGATTGAAGGAGAGAATCAGGCGACACAGATCATTCGCGCATCGAAGATCGCCGTCTTCTTCATCGATGATGAACAGATGATCTCCAAAAAAGATATTGGAAGCGTTACCTTATTGAAAGAAGAAGCCGAAAAACAGGGGGCGATCCTCCACGAGCTCGAGCTTGACTCGCAGTTTCGCTGCGGCGGTTCGGGGAACTTCCTCGAGTGGGTCGATGACGTTCTGTACGAAGAGAATCAAGAGATCCAGCTTGAAGGGGACTATGACTTCAGGATCGTCGACAGCCCCAATGAGCTGTATGAAGAAATAGTAATGAAGCGTGACGGCAGACTCGTCGCAGGCTATGCCTGGGAATGGAACAAGGAACTCGTGAACGGCGAACTGCCGAAAGACGTCGAGATCGAATCCGAACAATTCGCCATGCCGTGGAACGACCCGAACCGGATCGACTGGGCCATTCACCCGGAAGGGAAAGAACAGGTCGGCTGCATTCACACCGTCCAGGGTCTCGAAATGGGCTATGTCGGGGTGATTATCGGTGATGACCTGACCTACAACAATGACACGCAGCAGCTTGAAGTTATCAGAGAGAATTTCAAAGATAAAGGCGCGAGACCCGCCAAGCCGAAAGGCAAGTACAAGACCGATGACTTGGACCGGCTTGTCAGGAATACGTATAAGACACTGATGACAAGAGGAATGAAGGGCTGTTATGTGTACTGTGTGGATGAAGGGTTGAGGGAGTATTTAAGATCTTGA
- a CDS encoding YcxB family protein, translating to MELRFEITKDDYINFNLYHIENSPSQRKVYNFLRYGIPLLFSVPVYAIGTIIFQQPASYWVVIALLFILVWIITYPKQHKRVIRRQTEKLLQEGENSSIFGKKIMTLDDQTIKVVGGNSSETTSKQSIQEVKVYEDMILIYLSSITAHIIPTRFLSEELKSELLEELKVPPVL from the coding sequence GTGGAATTAAGATTTGAGATAACAAAAGATGATTATATAAATTTCAACCTGTATCATATCGAAAATTCACCATCGCAAAGAAAGGTATACAATTTCCTGAGATATGGCATTCCGTTGTTGTTTTCTGTACCTGTGTATGCCATTGGGACAATTATATTTCAGCAACCCGCGTCTTATTGGGTTGTTATTGCACTACTATTTATATTGGTATGGATCATCACATATCCAAAGCAACATAAAAGAGTTATAAGGCGGCAAACTGAGAAATTGCTGCAAGAGGGAGAAAATTCATCGATATTCGGGAAAAAGATAATGACACTGGATGATCAAACGATAAAAGTTGTCGGTGGGAATTCCTCCGAGACAACATCAAAGCAAAGTATACAGGAAGTCAAAGTATATGAAGACATGATTCTTATTTATTTGAGCAGTATTACCGCTCATATCATACCTACCAGATTTTTGAGTGAGGAACTCAAAAGTGAACTTTTGGAAGAACTTAAGGTTCCCCCAGTGTTATAA
- the ltrA gene encoding group II intron reverse transcriptase/maturase, which translates to MQKRVAIWQRKESKSGMQLIDRVVCPDNLNLAMNRVISNKGNPGVDGMTVDQLEAHVRQYAKPLIAKIQKGTYQPLPVKRVEIPKENGKKRKLGIPAVRDRMVQQAIFQVIEPIIDPHFSPNSYGFRPGKNAKQAIKQAAKYYDEGFKMVVDIDLKSYFDTIPHQKLMNYLEQYIQDPIILKLIWKFLKSGIMIGDNWESSRNGAPQGGNLSPILSNVYLHELDKELERRGHRFVRYADDFCIYVKSRRAAERVLLNTTTFLEGTLKLSVNQEKSAIGSPTKRKFLGFCIHKSNNETRCRPHHAFKAKFKAKLKYLTRRNQANSFDYIILKINQVTTGWINYYGISYMKSFINSIKQWLHHRLRQLIWKQWKKIKTRYKNLMKYGIETEEAWKMANTRKGYWRASKNETLHKAIKIEKLAGWGLKDMSQLYERAYSTY; encoded by the coding sequence ATGCAGAAGCGTGTAGCAATCTGGCAACGAAAGGAGTCGAAAAGCGGTATGCAATTAATTGACAGAGTGGTCTGTCCGGATAACCTGAATTTGGCGATGAACCGGGTGATTTCCAATAAAGGAAACCCCGGGGTCGACGGGATGACCGTTGACCAACTTGAAGCACATGTTCGCCAATATGCGAAACCATTGATAGCCAAAATCCAAAAAGGGACATATCAACCTTTGCCCGTAAAACGGGTAGAGATTCCGAAAGAGAATGGAAAGAAACGCAAATTGGGGATACCGGCAGTCCGGGACCGTATGGTCCAGCAAGCGATTTTTCAAGTTATTGAACCGATAATAGATCCGCACTTCTCTCCAAACAGTTATGGGTTCAGACCGGGTAAAAATGCCAAACAAGCGATTAAACAAGCCGCAAAATATTATGATGAAGGATTCAAAATGGTCGTGGATATCGATCTGAAAAGTTATTTTGATACGATTCCCCATCAAAAGCTGATGAACTATCTTGAACAATATATTCAGGATCCGATCATCTTGAAACTGATCTGGAAGTTTCTTAAAAGCGGGATTATGATAGGGGACAACTGGGAATCTTCAAGAAACGGTGCACCGCAAGGTGGCAACTTATCACCGATTCTCAGCAATGTTTACCTACATGAACTGGATAAGGAATTGGAAAGAAGAGGCCACCGTTTCGTCAGATATGCAGATGACTTTTGCATCTACGTTAAAAGTCGCAGAGCTGCGGAGCGTGTGCTCCTTAACACAACAACTTTCCTCGAGGGAACACTTAAACTGAGTGTGAACCAAGAGAAAAGTGCTATAGGATCACCAACGAAACGAAAGTTTCTGGGGTTTTGCATTCACAAAAGTAATAACGAAACCAGGTGCAGACCTCACCACGCCTTCAAGGCGAAGTTCAAAGCCAAACTGAAATATCTGACGAGAAGAAACCAGGCGAACTCCTTCGATTACATTATTCTTAAGATTAACCAGGTGACAACCGGCTGGATCAACTACTATGGCATCAGTTACATGAAATCCTTTATCAACAGCATTAAGCAATGGTTACACCATCGGCTGAGGCAACTGATCTGGAAACAGTGGAAGAAAATTAAAACGAGATACAAGAATTTGATGAAGTATGGCATTGAAACCGAAGAAGCTTGGAAAATGGCAAACACTCGCAAAGGCTATTGGCGTGCCTCCAAGAACGAGACACTGCACAAAGCCATCAAAATAGAAAAGCTCGCAGGGTGGGGACTCAAAGACATGAGTCAACTCTACGAGCGTGCATACTCAACTTATTGA